The genomic interval GAAAGTTATTTCTTGAGATTCTAAAACAAATTACGGGCGATAGGTTTGTTAATGTGGATGATCCTCATTCCATGGTGCGGAAGACTCTTTTCGGAAAAAGGTATCTCATCGTATTGGATGATATATCTGAATACGAGGCATGGGACGATTTACTACCATGTTTCCCTTCTTTGGGAAATGGAAGTAGAATAATGGTAACAACTAGAAATGTACAGCTAACTCGGTATATGAGTTGGCGTAGTGATCCTTATTTGCTTCCATTTCTAAGAGATGAAGAGAGTTGGGAATTATTGCAGAAGAAAGTATTTCAAGGAGAGAGCTGTCCTTTGGAGCTACGCAGTGTAGGAACACTAGTTGCCAAAAAATGCAAGGGGTTGCCTTATTTGATAATCATGATTGCTGGAATTCTTTCTCGAAAAAAAAGAGACGCATCTACGTGGCTTGAAGTTGCATATGACATAGGTTCTCATACTTTAGAAGAGGGAAGCATGAAGATGATACAATCAAGTTATGACCTTTTACCTGACTATTTAAAGCGTTGTCTTCTCTACATGGGACTGTTTTCTAAAGACTATGAAATTCGAGTGTCTGATCTGCTCAAGTGGTGGATAGCTGAGGAGTTTGTGCCGAACATTGGCACATTGGAGCTAGAAGAAACATCAATGAGTTGCTTGAGCGATCTTGTTTGCAGAAACTTGGTAGTTGTTTCTAAAACCAGAGTGAATGGTGAAATGAAATGCTGCATAATTCTTGATCAAGTGCGTGAATTTTGcttgacaaaaataaaagaagaaaagttcATGCAACACGTAGGAAAAAGGCTATGTATGTACATA from Capsicum annuum cultivar UCD-10X-F1 unplaced genomic scaffold, UCD10Xv1.1 ctg81031, whole genome shotgun sequence carries:
- the LOC124895280 gene encoding putative late blight resistance protein homolog R1B-17 (The sequence of the model RefSeq protein was modified relative to this genomic sequence to represent the inferred CDS: added 533 bases not found in genome assembly); this translates as MAGIGKTALGRKIYSDVSIIGHFDVRAWCSVGQAYNVRKLFLEILKQITGDRFVNVDDPHSMVRKTLFGKRYLIVLDDISEYEAWDDLLPCFPSLGNGSRIMVTTRNVQLTRYMSWRSDPYLLPFLRDEESWELLQKKVFQGESCPLELRSVGTLVAKKCKGLPYLIIMIAGILSRKKRDASTWLEVAYDIGSHTLEEGSMKMIQSSYDLLPDYLKRCLLYMGLFSKDYEIRVSDLLKWWIAEEFVPNIGTLELEETSMSCLSDLVCRNLVVVSKTRVNGEMKCCIILDQVREFCLTKIKEEKFMQHVGKRLCMYIHDGMTSDFKERESFGISQASLEFIAHPKFSISDNKNLFPLLNNLRLIRVLHLLDFYLDDSWAAAFQLLTHLRYLAIFVKVFHFKWVSHLVHLQTLGVRSSYIMMSPAIWKLEKLRHVDINEFPIRWADGERVKFEESTDVVLHNLKTLGTCSMSVADMTPKFWNKFPNLEQLRLHIDEFGDVPYYSGSRLMTLEMFPSRLRNLSLSETFLTDEIV